One Malania oleifera isolate guangnan ecotype guangnan chromosome 10, ASM2987363v1, whole genome shotgun sequence genomic region harbors:
- the LOC131166177 gene encoding putative invertase inhibitor yields MTREITCLHKYIIATSPRKTKKVYAIPNKKMNRSFSPLLLSHPFILFFFFSTFHGVVTGSTLIQKTCNVSAKTDPNLPSGFCVTSLQAAPASECASLRGLGMISMRLAGDNATDTRCYITRLLKNPTLNPFARGCLVDCLDLYSDAIPDLAEAMKSYRAGRFDDANIQVSAVMDAASTCEDGFKERRGLVSPLTKRNNDLFKLSAITLSIMNLLP; encoded by the coding sequence ATGACAAGAGAGATCACATGCCTCCACAAGTATATAATCGCAACCTCTCCGAGGAAAACAAAGAAGGTGTATGCCATTCCCAACAAGAAAATGAACCGTTCCTTCTCTCCCTTGCTCCTCTCTCATCCCTttatcctcttcttcttcttctccaccTTCCATGGTGTAGTAACTGGCAGCACCCTCATCCAAAAAACTTGCAACGTCTCTGCGAAGACTGATCCCAACCTACCCTCCGGCTTCTGCGTGACTTCCCTCCAAGCAGCTCCGGCCAGCGAGTGCGCGAGCCTGCGAGGACTAGGAATGATCTCGATGAGACTAGCTGGAGACAATGCGACCGACACGAGGTGCTACATTACGAGGCTTTTGAAGAACCCAACGTTGAATCCATTTGCGAGGGGGTGCTTGGTAGACTGCCTTGATTTGTATTCTGATGCAATCCCTGACCTAGCAGAAGCCATGAAAAGCTACAGGGCTGGGCGCTTTGATGATGCCAACATTCAGGTGAGTGCAGTGATGGATGCCGCTTCCACTTGTGAGGATGGATTCAAGGAGAGAAGGGGTCTGGTGTCTCCATTAACCAAGAGAAACAATGACTTGTTTAAGTTGTCTGCAATCACACTTTCTATAATGAATTTGCTTCCCTGA